The genomic region CCGAGAAGTACCGCCGGCTGCACGTGATCATCGGGGACGCGAACCTGTCGGAGATCTCGACGTACCTCAAGCTGGGGACGACCTCCCTGGTCCTGTCGATGATCGAGGACGGTTTCATCGCCGTCGACCTCGCCGTCGACCAGCCCGTGCGCACGCTCCACCAGGTCTCGCACGACCCGTCCCTGAAGCGCCTGGTCACGCTGCGCAGCGGCCGGACGCTCACGGCGGTCCAGCTGCAGATGGAGTACTACGAGCTGGCGCGCAAGTACGTGGAGGAGCGGTTCGGCGCGGACGCCGACGACCAGACCAAGGACGTCCTGTCCCGCTGGGAGGACACCCTCACCCGCCTGGAGCACGACCCGATGAGCCTGGCCGGCGAGCTGGACTGGGTCGCCAAGCGGGAGCTCATGGAGGGCTACCGGCGCCGGGACAACCTCGACTGGGACGCGGCGCGGCTGCACCTGGTCGACCTCCAGTACGCCGACGTACGCCCCGAGAAGGGCCTGTACAACCGTCTGGTGGCCCGCGGGCGCATGAAGCGGCTGCTGGACGAGGCGGACGTCGAGCGGGCCCGTACGGCGCCGCCTGAGGACACGCGCGCGTACTTCCGCGGCCGCTGCCTGGAGCAGTACGCGGACGACGTGGCGGCGGCGTCCTGGGACTCGGTGATCTTCGACCTGCCGGGCCGGGACTCCCTCCAGCGCGTTCCAACCCTCGAACCGCTTCGCGGAACGCGTAATCACGTCAAGGAGCTCCTGGACCGCTGCCGCACCGCGGAAGACCTGGTCAGGGTCCTTTCGGGCGGGTGAGCGCGTTCAGCGGGTACTCGGGTGGGGCCCGCCGGACAGGGTGGAAAATCCCAGGTCCGGGAATCATCGAGGTGGTCCCCGTACGTTGGAGCAACAGCGGGGCCATTGTCAGACCCGGCGAGTAGGGTCTGATCTTGACCGAGCAACTGTGTCGGGCGAACCGAGCGGGGTGAGGGATATGGCGACCAAGGACACCGGCGGCGGACAGCAGAAGGCCACCCGGTCCACCGAGGAGGTCGAGGAGCAGGCGGCAGAGGCGCAGGCTTCGGAGGACGTCAAGGAGCGTCACGAGAAGCTGAGCGACGACGTGGACTCGGTTCTGGACGAGATCGACGACGTCCTCGAGGAGAACGCCGAGGACTTCGTGCGGTCCTTCGTTCAAAAGGGTGGACAGTAAGGCGCCTGAGCCTTCGTTCCGAAGGTGAGCGGGGTGTCGTGGGTGACGGACGAGCCGAGCGCGGAGCGCTGCGCGCGGGGCAGTGCATGACGTGATGCCCTCGTGTGTGGCGCTCCGGGCGTCGGTGGCGTCCGGAGCCCGGTGGCCCGCCGGGCAGGAGGGGCGGGCAAGTGCGGCGTGGCTCCCGCGCAGTTGGTGTCGCCGGGCATGTGGATCACCGCCGAAGGGCGGGTAGGGTCCGTGGCATACCGAGCCCTCGGTCGCAACCGGACCGGGGTTGTTCCAAGGATCGGCCCGACGTCACAGGGCGGGCTGTCGCATACGTGGAAGGAATCGCGTGGAAGCCAACACTCGTAGCACCGGGCGTCTACCAGCTGCCTTCCTGACGCCAGGGTCTTCCTCCTTCATGGATTTTCTCTCCGATCACCAGCCCGAACTGCTGCCGGGCAACAAGAAGTTGCCGCCGGTGCAGGGCGCGATCGAGGCGCCGCACGGCACGACGATCGTGGCCGTGACGTTCCCCGGCGGCGTCGTCCTCGCCGGTGACCGACGGGCCACCATGGGCAACGTCATCGCGCAGCGGGACATCGAGAAGGTGTTCCCCGCCGACGAGTACTCGGCCGTGGGCATCGCCGGCACGGCGGGTCTGGCCGTGGAGATGGTGAAGCTGTTCCAGCTGGAGCTGGAGCACTTCGAGAAGGTCGAGGGCGCGCAGCTGTCGCTGGAGGGCAAGGCGAACCGGCTGTCGACGATGATCCGCTCGAACCTCGGCATGGCCATGCAGGGGCTGGCCGTCGTCCCGCTGTTCGCCGGGTACGACGTGGACCGGGAGAAGGGGCGGATCTTCTCCTACGACGTCACGGGCGGGCGCTCAGAGGAGCAGGGCTACGCGGCCACGGGTTCCGGTTCGATCTTCGCCCGCGGCGCGATGAAGAAGCTCTTCCGGGAGGACCTGAGCGAGGACGAGGCCACGACGCTCGTGGTCCAGGCGCTCTACGACGCGGCAGACGACGACTCGGCGACCGGCGGTCCCGATGTCGCCCGCCGGATCTATCCCATCGTCACCGTGATCACCGAGGACGGCTTCCGCCGGCTCTCCGAGAACGAGTCGTCCGAGATCGCGCGCTCGATTCTGGAGCGGCGTCTGGAGCAGCCCGACGGTCCGCGGGCCGCGCTGCTGTGAGCAGCGGGCTGTCTTCATGAGGGTGGTCCAGTGAACCGACGGAATCTTCAAGAGAGGGACGGATAACCGGTGACGACGCCGTTCTATGTCTCCCCCCAGCAGGCGATGGCCGACCGGGCGGAGCTCGCCCGCAAGGGCATCGCCCGTGGCCGCAGCCTGGTCGTGCTGCAGTACGCCGACGGCATCGTGTTCGTCGGCGAGAACCCGTCCCGCACGCTGCACAAGTTCAGCGAGATCTACGACCGGATCGGCTTCGCGGCCGCCGGCAAGTACAACGAGTACGAGAACCTGCGGATCGGCGGTGTGCGCTACGCCGACCTGCGGGGTTACACCTACGACCGGGACGATGTGACGGCCCGGGGCCTGGCGAACGTGTATGCCCAGACGCTGGGCACGATCTTCTCCAGCGCGGCCGAGAAGCCGTACGAGGTGGAGCTGGTCGTCGCGGAGGTCGGGGAGACCCCCGAGGGCGACCAGATCTACCGGCTGCCGCACGACGGTTCCATCGTGGACGAGCACGGCTCGGTCGCGGTGGGGGGCAACGCGGAGCAGATCAGCAGCTATCTGGACCAGCGTCACCGGGACGGTATGACGCTGGCCGAGGCGCTGAAGCTGGCGGTGCAGGCGCTGTCCCGCGACACCAACGGCAGCGAGCGGGAGATCCCCGCGGAGCGGCTGGAAGTGGCGGTGCTGGACCGTACGCGGCCGCAGAAGCGGAAGTTCAAGCGGATCAGCGGGCGCCAGCTGGGCCGGCTGCTGGAGGCCGACGGAGCGACCACGGCGTCGGAGGCCGAGGCGGACGCGGAGGCCGAGGCGGAGGCGTCCGGGGACGGGGAGTAGTCGAGTAGTCGTCCCCTGCCGCGCGCCCAGGCCGTTCTGCGGTCTGGGCGCGCGGCCTGTGCGCGTGGGGTGGGGGCGCGCCGCTGGCGCCTACCGGGGTGCGGTGGGTCGGGGCCGCGTCGGGGGGTGTCCGTCCTCGGAACGGCGCGGTGGGGTTGGACGCCGACTGACTGTCCGGTGACGCGCCAACCGCTGCGGGCCGCCTAGCTGCGGGCAATCGTGCCGCTGGGGGCGGCACGGGTGGGCGCAGCGGCACCCCGCTCCGCCGGGTTGCGGACCCACCCGGCCCCGGCACAAACGGCCGCTAGGGCCGTCCCGGCGGTGCCGTGGAGCCCCGTACCACCAGACTCACCGGGATGTCCCCGCCCTCGGGCTCACGGCCCTCCAGGACGGCCAGCAGCGCTCGCATACCCCGTTCACCGAACAACTCGGCGTCCAGGCGGACCGTCGTCAGCTCGGGGTCGATCGCCGTGGCCAGGGCCAGATCGTCCAGGCCGGTGACCGACAGGTCGTCCGGGACGCGCAGGCCCAGTCGCCGAGCTGCCTTGTACGTGCCGGCGGCCAGCTGGTCGTCGTCGCAGACCACGGCCGTGGGACGGGGCCCGGGCCCCGAGAGGGCGGTTTCTGCGGCGGCCACCGCGCCCTCGATGGAGATCGGCGAGCGGGCCGTACGGACGGACGTACCGGGCACCCCGGCCAGGCGAGCCGCCAGCTCCCGGGCACGGACCTCGAAGGTCCAGGACGGCACGTCCGCCGCCAGGTGGAGGAACCGGCGGTGGCCCAGGGACAGCAGGTGTTCCGCGACCTGGCGGACACCGTCGGCGATGTCCAGGTTCACCGTCGCCGCCCCCAGGCTGCCCGCCGGGTCACTGTCCAGCATCACCAGCGGCAGCGCCTCCCCGCGGATCGCGGTCAGCGCGTCCGCGGCCATGGAGGACGCGATGACGCCGTCGAGCGCGGCCTGCGCCGAGGCGAAGGGGTCCCGGGCGGGGCCGATGCCCTCGGGGGAGGGGTACAGGACCACGCCGAAGCCGTGCTCGGCGGCGACGCGGGTGGCGCCCGTGTAGACACCGGCGAAGAACTCCGTGGTCAGGGCCGGGACCACCAGGAGGACCGTGCGGGTACGGCCCAGGCGCAGATTGCGGGCGGCCAGGTTCGGGCGGTAGCCCAGATCGCGCGCGGCCTCGCGGACCCGCTGCGCCGTCGTCTCCGAGACACGCCCGCGCCACTTGTCCCCGAGGACCAGGGAGACCGCCGCCTGGGACACGCCGGCGGCCTGGGCGACGTCCCGGCTCGTGGGTCGGGTGCTGCCTCGTGCCACCGTCGGCCCGCTCCTTCGTCTGGACTCGTGAACAGCGGCCATGGTACGTATGGGAGTCGAAGTTATACGTAAAACCTAGGGCGGGGACATGGCCACGGGGTACTTGGAGATCCTTCGGGCGCGACACGCCGCCCGGCTGCTCGTCGGCACGCTCGTGGGCCGGCTGCCCAACGCCACGGCGGCCATCGCGATCCTGCTGTTCGTACGGGCCGAAGGCGGCTCGTACAGCCTCGCGGGAGCGCTGGCGGGCGTGTACGGCGTGGCCAACGCCGTCGGGCAGCCGGTGCTGGGCCGGCTCGTGGACCTGCGCGGGCAGCCGCGCGTGCAGCTGCCGGCGGCCGTCCTCTCCGCGTTCTCCATGGCCGTCTTCGCCCTCGGCGGGATCGGATCGCTGCCCCTCGCGTACGCCGCCGTGGCCGGTGCCGGGCTCTTCACGCCGCCCCTCGAGGGCGGGCTGCGGGCCCTGTGGTCGTCCGTCCTCCGCAAGGAGGAGCACGTGCACACCGCGTACGCCATGGACGCCGTGGCCCAGGAGGTGATGTTCACCGTCGGGCCGCTGCTCGTGACGCTGTGCGTGTCCCTGTGGTCCGCCCAGGCCGCGCTGCTCGTGCTGAACGGCGTCGGGGTGCTGGGTGCGCTGTCCGTGGTGGTGTCGCCGCCCTCGCGTGCCTGGCGGTCGGCGCCGCGTGAGGCGCACTGGCTGGGCGCGCTGCGTTCGCCGGGGCTGCTGGCGCTGCTGGCGGCGTTCCTGTTCATCGGGATGGCGCTCGGGTCCATCACGGTCGCCTCCGTGCCCTACGCGGACGAGCACGGCGGTGACGTCGTATACGGCTGGCTGATGGCGGCCCTGGGGTTCGGGGCGCTGGTCGGCGGCGCCGTCTACGGGGCCCGGCAGTGGGCCGGTGAGCCCGCGCGGCGACTGCGGGTGCTGGTGGCCCTTCTGGTGGTGTGTTACCTGCCGCTGATGCTCATGCCGGACGCGGTGGCCATGGTGGCGCTGACCGCGCTCGCCGGGGTCTTCCTCGCGCCGGCCATCGCCTGCGCGTTCGTCCTGGTCGACCGGCACGCGCCGCGCGGCACGGTCACCGAGGCGTTCTCCTGGCTGGTGACGACGTTCACCGTGGGCCACTCGGTCGGAACGGGCGTCGCGGGACCCGTCGTAGAGGCGGGCGGGGCCCTGTGGGGCTTCGCCTTGCCGGGTGCCGCGGGTGGCGTTTCCCTGCTGGTTTTGACCGCCACGGGGCGGGTACTCGCAGCTCCCGGTGGGGGAGCGGTGGTTGCCGCCGGTTCGGAAAATGATCCAAACCGTGCCGTCGAACCCCGTTTCAGTTCAGGGGATCGGGCGTAATGTTCCCTCATGGACCGCCGCATTTTCGGGCTGGAGAACGAGTACGGCGTCACGTGCACGTTCAGGGGACAGCGCCGCCTGTCTCCTGACGAGGTGGCGCGGTACCTCTTCCGCCGTGTCGTGTCATGGGGCCGCAGCAGCAATGTCTTTCTGCGAAACGGCGCCCGCCTCTATCTCGACGTGGGCTCACATCCGGAATACGCGACACCGGAATGTGACAACGTGATCGAACTGGTCACCCACGACAAAGCGGGCGAGCGCATTCTCGAAGGACTCCTGGTGGACGCCGAACGACGCCTGCACGAGGAGGGAATCGCGGGCGACGTCTACCTCTTCAAGAACAACACCGACTCGGCGGGCAACTCCTACGGATGCCACGAGAACTATCTCGTGGCGCGGCACGGGGAGTTCTCGCGGCTCGCGGACATTCTGATTCCGTTCCTGGTCACGCGGCAGTTGCTGTGCGGCGCCGGCAAGGTGCTGCAGACGCCGCGCGGGGCCGTGTACTGCGTCAGCCAGCGGGCCGAGCACATCTGGGAGGGCGTCTCCTCGGCGACGACCCGCTCCCGGCCGATCATCAACACGCGTGACGAGCCGCACGCGGACGCCGAGCGCTACCGCCGCCTGCACGTCATCGTGGGCGACTCCAACATGTCCGAGACGACCATGCTGCTCAAGGTCGGCGCCACCGACCTGGTACTGCGCATGATCGAGGCGGGCACGGTGATGCGGGACCTCACCCTGGAGAACCCGATCCGGGCGATCCGCGAGGTCAGCCACGACATCACCGGCCGCCGCAAGGTCCGCCTGGCCAGCGGACGCGAGGCCTCCGCCCTGGAGGTGCAGCGCGAGTACTACGAGAAGGCCGTGGACTTCTGCGAGCGCCGCGGCATCCGCACCGGCACCGTGGAGCAGGTCCTGGAACTGTGGGGCCGCACCCTGGACGCGATCGAGACCGAGGACCTCGACCGCATCGGCACCGAGATCGACTGGGTCATGAAGTACAAGCTCATCGAGCGGTACCGCGCCAAGAACAACATGACCATGTCGCACCCGCGGGTCGCGCAGATAGACCTCGCCTACCACGACATCCACCGCCGTCGTGGCCTGTACTACCTCCTCGAGAAGAAGGGGCAGGCAGCACGTGTCTGCAACGACTTGAAGATCTTCGAGGGCAAGTCCGTTCCGCCGCAGACCACTCGGGCCCGGCTGCGCGGCGACTTCATCCGGCGCGCCCAGGAACAGCGCCGTGACTTCACGGTCGACTGGGTTCACCTCAAGCTCAACGACCAGGCCCAGCGCACCGTCTTGTGCAAGGACCCGTTCCGTTCCGTGGACGACCGGGTGGAGAAGCTGATCGCCGGAATGTGAGGAAATGCGCCGGCGGGGAAATCGCCGGAACGCCACACGGGCGCCGTACGTTACAAGTACGGCGCCCTGCTCACGCCGTAGAGTTGCGCGCACGCCATCAACGAGATCGATCGATTACGAGGCCCCCACAGTGCGCCGACGCTCACTTCTCATCTCCGTACCCGCTGGACTGGCCACGCTCGCCGCATGCGGCGACGACAAGTCCGACTCGAGCAAGGCCAGCGACAGCCCGTCGCCCTCGGCGTCGGCTCCGTCCGCGGCCCCGCCGCCGAAGATCGTCGACGGTCCGCTGCCGGCGGTCACCGCGGGCACGAAGTTCGACGAGAAGCCGACGATCGCCAAGGGCAGCGGGGAGCCGTCGAAGCAGCTCGCGGTGAAGACGCTGGTCGCGGGCAGCGGCAAGACCATCGCGGAGAACGACTTCGTCGTCGCCCACTACCTGGGCCAGGTCTGGAACACCGCCAAGGTCTTCGACAACTCCTACGACCGCAAGGCCCGCCTGGCCATCCAGCTGGCCCAGGGCCAGATCATCGACGGCTGGCGGTACGCGCTGGCCGGCAAGAAGGCCGGCAGCCGTGTCGAGATGGCCGTCCCGCCCACCTGGGGCTACGGCTCGCAGGGCAACCCGCAGGCGGGCATCAAGGGCACCGACACCCTGGTCTTCGTCGTCGACGTGCAGGACACGTTCAACGCCAAGAGCTCCGCCAAGGGCAAGGAGGTCCCGCAGGACAACGCGGACCTGCCCAAGGTCGGCACCGGCACCGACGGCAAGGCGCCCTCCATCGAGGTGCCCAAGGCGGCGGCCCCGAAGAAGCTCGTCGCGGAGTACGTGCTGGAGGGCGACGGTGACAAGGTCGCCGCCGGGGACAGCGTCCTCGTGCAGTACAAGGGCGTGCTGTGGGACGGCGGCAAGGAGTTCGACTCGTCGTACGCCAACAAGCAACTGGTGTCGTTCTCGCTCCAGCAGGTCGTCAAGGGCTGGGCGCAGGGCCTGACCGGCAAGAAGGTCGGCAGCCGCGTCCTCATCGTCATCCCGCCGAAGCTGGGCTACGGGGACAACCCGCCGCAGGGCAGCGGCATCAAGAAGGACTCCACGCTGGTCTTCTCGGTGGACATCCTCGCGAAGCTGTGAGGCGCGTGGGATGTAAGACTGTGCGTGTTCGCCTTTTCGCAGACAAGCAGGAGCCAGAGACGTGAGCATCGACAAGCCCGAGATCGACTTCCCGGGCGGCGAGCCCCCGGCGGACCTCGAGATCAAGGACATCTGGGAGGGTGACGGCCCGGTCGCGCAGGCCGGCCAGACCGTCACCGTGCACTACGTGGGTGTCTCCTTCAGCACCGGCGAGGAGTTCGACGCCAGCTGGAACCGCGGCACCCCGTTCCGCTTCCCGCTGGGTGGCGGCCGGGTCATCAAGGGCTGGGACCAGGGCGTGCAGGGCATGAAGGTCGGCGGCCGCCGCCAGCTGACCATCCCCGCCCACCTCGCCTACGGCAATCAGAGCCCGTCCCCTCTGATCAAGCCCGGCGAGACGCTGATCTTCGTGGTCGACCTGCTCGGGGTCTGAGCAGGATCCGAACAGACTCGATCACGTGGGGCCCATGCCTGTTCGGGCATGGGCCCTCGGCTTTTGCCGGGCCACCGCGGGGCGGTACGGTCGTCGTCGTCAAGCACCATAGGGAGGCGAAGGGCGTCGATGGCCATTGCCAAGGCCGAGCGGCTGATGAATCTGGCGCTGTGTCTGCTCGGGACGCGGCGGCCGCTCAGCAAGCGTGAGCTGCGCGACTCCATCGAGGCCTACGTCGAGGCCTTCGGGCCGGGCAACGGCCCGGGAGGCAACGACGACTCCTTCAACCGCATGTTCGAGCGCGACAAGGACGACCTGCGCGAACTGGGACTGGTCATCGAGACCGTCGAGAGCCTCGACGGCGAGATCGGCTATCTGGCCCGCCGGGACAGCAACCGCCTCCCGCCCATCACCCTGGACGCCGAGGAGGCCGCCGCGCTCGGCCTCGCCGCCAAGGTGTGGCAGCAGGCCCGGCTCGCCGGTGCCGCCAGTGGCGCCCTCCAGAAGCTACGCGCGGCGGGACTCCCCGAGGACGTCGACCCGTACGGGGCGCACGGCGCGCTGGAGCCGCGCATCCCCGTGCACGAGGCGGCGTTCGAGCCGCTGATGCTCGCCTGCCGGGACCGCCGGCCCGTCGTGTTCGACTACCGCAAGGCCACTGCCGCCCACCCCGAGCAGCGACATGTCGAGCCGTGGGCTCTGGAGTGCTGGCGGGGCCACTGGTACCTGGCGGGCTGGGACCGCGACCGGGGCGCCGAG from Streptomyces chartreusis NRRL 3882 harbors:
- a CDS encoding FKBP-type peptidyl-prolyl cis-trans isomerase translates to MSIDKPEIDFPGGEPPADLEIKDIWEGDGPVAQAGQTVTVHYVGVSFSTGEEFDASWNRGTPFRFPLGGGRVIKGWDQGVQGMKVGGRRQLTIPAHLAYGNQSPSPLIKPGETLIFVVDLLGV
- a CDS encoding helix-turn-helix transcriptional regulator, translated to MAIAKAERLMNLALCLLGTRRPLSKRELRDSIEAYVEAFGPGNGPGGNDDSFNRMFERDKDDLRELGLVIETVESLDGEIGYLARRDSNRLPPITLDAEEAAALGLAAKVWQQARLAGAASGALQKLRAAGLPEDVDPYGAHGALEPRIPVHEAAFEPLMLACRDRRPVVFDYRKATAAHPEQRHVEPWALECWRGHWYLAGWDRDRGAERVFRLSRITGKVRSRGGRYTAPVPDVVTVRETVASWAGEITDRSARIRLRSAAGYPLRAKATSVRELGGGWDELEIPYGHGLDAWLVEFGPDVVVLEPAELRADVVDRLRAVAKG
- a CDS encoding MFS transporter, with amino-acid sequence MATGYLEILRARHAARLLVGTLVGRLPNATAAIAILLFVRAEGGSYSLAGALAGVYGVANAVGQPVLGRLVDLRGQPRVQLPAAVLSAFSMAVFALGGIGSLPLAYAAVAGAGLFTPPLEGGLRALWSSVLRKEEHVHTAYAMDAVAQEVMFTVGPLLVTLCVSLWSAQAALLVLNGVGVLGALSVVVSPPSRAWRSAPREAHWLGALRSPGLLALLAAFLFIGMALGSITVASVPYADEHGGDVVYGWLMAALGFGALVGGAVYGARQWAGEPARRLRVLVALLVVCYLPLMLMPDAVAMVALTALAGVFLAPAIACAFVLVDRHAPRGTVTEAFSWLVTTFTVGHSVGTGVAGPVVEAGGALWGFALPGAAGGVSLLVLTATGRVLAAPGGGAVVAAGSENDPNRAVEPRFSSGDRA
- a CDS encoding ubiquitin-like protein Pup, whose translation is MATKDTGGGQQKATRSTEEVEEQAAEAQASEDVKERHEKLSDDVDSVLDEIDDVLEENAEDFVRSFVQKGGQ
- the prcA gene encoding proteasome subunit alpha; the protein is MTTPFYVSPQQAMADRAELARKGIARGRSLVVLQYADGIVFVGENPSRTLHKFSEIYDRIGFAAAGKYNEYENLRIGGVRYADLRGYTYDRDDVTARGLANVYAQTLGTIFSSAAEKPYEVELVVAEVGETPEGDQIYRLPHDGSIVDEHGSVAVGGNAEQISSYLDQRHRDGMTLAEALKLAVQALSRDTNGSEREIPAERLEVAVLDRTRPQKRKFKRISGRQLGRLLEADGATTASEAEADAEAEAEASGDGE
- the prcB gene encoding proteasome subunit beta, translating into MEANTRSTGRLPAAFLTPGSSSFMDFLSDHQPELLPGNKKLPPVQGAIEAPHGTTIVAVTFPGGVVLAGDRRATMGNVIAQRDIEKVFPADEYSAVGIAGTAGLAVEMVKLFQLELEHFEKVEGAQLSLEGKANRLSTMIRSNLGMAMQGLAVVPLFAGYDVDREKGRIFSYDVTGGRSEEQGYAATGSGSIFARGAMKKLFREDLSEDEATTLVVQALYDAADDDSATGGPDVARRIYPIVTVITEDGFRRLSENESSEIARSILERRLEQPDGPRAALL
- the pafA gene encoding Pup--protein ligase → MDRRIFGLENEYGVTCTFRGQRRLSPDEVARYLFRRVVSWGRSSNVFLRNGARLYLDVGSHPEYATPECDNVIELVTHDKAGERILEGLLVDAERRLHEEGIAGDVYLFKNNTDSAGNSYGCHENYLVARHGEFSRLADILIPFLVTRQLLCGAGKVLQTPRGAVYCVSQRAEHIWEGVSSATTRSRPIINTRDEPHADAERYRRLHVIVGDSNMSETTMLLKVGATDLVLRMIEAGTVMRDLTLENPIRAIREVSHDITGRRKVRLASGREASALEVQREYYEKAVDFCERRGIRTGTVEQVLELWGRTLDAIETEDLDRIGTEIDWVMKYKLIERYRAKNNMTMSHPRVAQIDLAYHDIHRRRGLYYLLEKKGQAARVCNDLKIFEGKSVPPQTTRARLRGDFIRRAQEQRRDFTVDWVHLKLNDQAQRTVLCKDPFRSVDDRVEKLIAGM
- a CDS encoding FKBP-type peptidyl-prolyl cis-trans isomerase, with protein sequence MRRRSLLISVPAGLATLAACGDDKSDSSKASDSPSPSASAPSAAPPPKIVDGPLPAVTAGTKFDEKPTIAKGSGEPSKQLAVKTLVAGSGKTIAENDFVVAHYLGQVWNTAKVFDNSYDRKARLAIQLAQGQIIDGWRYALAGKKAGSRVEMAVPPTWGYGSQGNPQAGIKGTDTLVFVVDVQDTFNAKSSAKGKEVPQDNADLPKVGTGTDGKAPSIEVPKAAAPKKLVAEYVLEGDGDKVAAGDSVLVQYKGVLWDGGKEFDSSYANKQLVSFSLQQVVKGWAQGLTGKKVGSRVLIVIPPKLGYGDNPPQGSGIKKDSTLVFSVDILAKL
- the dop gene encoding depupylase/deamidase Dop, yielding MTVRRVMGIETEYGISVPGHPNANAMLTSSQIVNAYAAAMHRARRARWDFEEENPLRDARGFDLAREAADSSQLTDEDIGLANVILTNGARLYVDHAHPEYSAPEVTNPRDAVLWDKAGERIMAEAAERAAQLPGAQPIHLYKNNTDNKGASYGTHENYLMKRETPFSDIVRHLTPFFVSRQVFTGAGRVGIGQDGHEHGFQLSQRADYFEVEVGLETTLKRPIINTRDEPHADAEKYRRLHVIIGDANLSEISTYLKLGTTSLVLSMIEDGFIAVDLAVDQPVRTLHQVSHDPSLKRLVTLRSGRTLTAVQLQMEYYELARKYVEERFGADADDQTKDVLSRWEDTLTRLEHDPMSLAGELDWVAKRELMEGYRRRDNLDWDAARLHLVDLQYADVRPEKGLYNRLVARGRMKRLLDEADVERARTAPPEDTRAYFRGRCLEQYADDVAAASWDSVIFDLPGRDSLQRVPTLEPLRGTRNHVKELLDRCRTAEDLVRVLSGG
- a CDS encoding LacI family DNA-binding transcriptional regulator; protein product: MAAVHESRRRSGPTVARGSTRPTSRDVAQAAGVSQAAVSLVLGDKWRGRVSETTAQRVREAARDLGYRPNLAARNLRLGRTRTVLLVVPALTTEFFAGVYTGATRVAAEHGFGVVLYPSPEGIGPARDPFASAQAALDGVIASSMAADALTAIRGEALPLVMLDSDPAGSLGAATVNLDIADGVRQVAEHLLSLGHRRFLHLAADVPSWTFEVRARELAARLAGVPGTSVRTARSPISIEGAVAAAETALSGPGPRPTAVVCDDDQLAAGTYKAARRLGLRVPDDLSVTGLDDLALATAIDPELTTVRLDAELFGERGMRALLAVLEGREPEGGDIPVSLVVRGSTAPPGRP